From Triticum urartu cultivar G1812 chromosome 2, Tu2.1, whole genome shotgun sequence, a single genomic window includes:
- the LOC125539927 gene encoding uncharacterized protein LOC125539927 isoform X3, which produces MEQREANTAVPISKREAAQGGNGDMEKQGGDPPGGALPSKGPVTVLSASHEDKHNSDTCLEHDEINKAHGILFEEKRDPEDMDGQHLYEEQGPEIDDDLTETEVSGSLLCDGVINLVRKSIERKQTRKIIRKQTTKRPRNIEEPVNKPRGHVGAKAYSRCSLPYFVDVVKSTCKSKEKVQLVRGIGFGFTLEFDECVVPRPFAQWIADNVCVKDEQIVFNQKVITLNAESVSHVLGIPAGENNISITDDGGKAEFLALFGLSEVPSIKYFGNKIIKEEELSDEQYIRCYMIVMLATFLCPTSNTKPSTKYMGALIDVSKIKDLNWCEFTHAWLMQAINKYQKEKVKQNRITLTLGGCIFHLAVRCLDFVDFGTIQLQCTLPRICIWKGNLIKLFSEMLLDMEVSELRMSLKLVMANKHMNGLALKKIHT; this is translated from the exons GAGGCCAACACGGCTGTACCTATCTCTAAACGGGAAGCCGCTCAAGGCGGCAACGGCGACATGGAGAAGCAGGGCGGCGACCCGCCAGGCGGCGCGCTCCCATCAAAG GGGCCCGTTACTGTGCTGAGTGCATCACATGAGGATAAACACAACAGTGACACGTGCTTGGAGCATGATGAAATTAATAAAGCCCATGGAATATTGTTTGAAGAAAAAAGAGATCCCGAAGATATGGACGGTCAACATCTATATGAGGAACAGGGGCCAGAAATAGATGATGATTTAACTGAAACTGAAGTGTCAGGTAGTCTACTGTGCGACGGTGTGATAAATTTG GTAAGAAAGAGTATTGAAAGGAAACAAACTCGTAAGATAATACGAAAGCAAACAACCAAG AGACCTAGAAATATCGAAGAGCCTGTCAACAAACCCCGTGGTCACGTCGGAGCCAAGGCATACAGCAGATGTAGTCTGCCATACTTTGTTGATGTTGTCAAGTCCACATGCAAAAGTAAAGAGAAAGTACAACTCGTCAGAGGTATTGGCTTCGGTTTCACGCTTGAGTTTGATGAGTGTGTCGTACCAAGGCCATTTGCGCAATGGATAGCTGATAACGTTTGTGTCAAGGATGAACAAATTGTATTCAATCAGAAGGTGATAACACTCAATGCAGAGTCAGTGTCCCATGTTCTTGGGATTCCAGCAGGCGAAAACAATATCAGCATAACTGATGATGGAGGAAAAGCTGAATTTCTCGCGTTGTTTGGGCTGTCAGAAGTTCCATCAATCAAGTATTTTGGCAACAAGATCATCAAGGAGGAGGAGCTATCTGATGAACAATATATCCGTTGTTATATGATCGTTATGCTTGCAACCTTCTTATGCCCAACATCAAACACTAAACCAAGCACCAAGTATATGGGAGCACTAATTGATGTTAGCAAGATCAAAGACTTAAACTGGTGTGAATTCACACATGCATGGTTGATGCAAGCAATCAACAAGTAtcaaaaagaaaaggtgaagcaAAACAGGATAACATTAACACTGGGCGGATGCATTTTTCACCTTGCG GTCCGGTGCCTTGATTTTGTTGACTTTGGGACCATACAACTACAGTGTACATTGCCAAGAATCTGTATATGGAAGGGGAACCTAATAAAACTTTTCAGCGAGATGCTCTTGGATATGGAGGTTTCAGA GTTAAGAATGAGTCTGAAACTTGTTATGGCCAACAAACACATGAATGGGCTAGCACTGAAAAAAATTCATACATGA
- the LOC125539926 gene encoding protein FAR1-RELATED SEQUENCE 5-like → MYDLYGDCLSFDTTFKTNRYNLPFAPFVGITGHSQNCLFACSIIQNESTDTFKWLFETFLHCMGGKSPVTIITDEGAGMKSAIPMVFPNCVHRRCLFHIKKKSEEKCPRTFAAHENLHADFSDIIHNSLTEGEFEMLWPDMIQRYGIQKISYFNIMWKKRRRFVPVYFKKNFFPFIHSTARSEGTNAIFKDNITSTHSVICFLEEYERISHNIQDNEREQDSITRTTKPTFWSHSELEYQAASMYNRKIFYRFQKQLKFVVNLHVEEVVRNVRYEVYKTEMLAAKDFRQRRFVVDVNIQNQEFSCICGKFLKDGIVCSHVLRVLSHLNMSKLPEKYYIDRWRPKDTKDIRDRRFNVPAELTAGSQHLRYTLLSNRLNDMASDGASTNRKYLYVVGESERVQQRLDEMTKEDKAAEAEKTSVGPKNSEVPLTGPHPDGYGDNLQNPDVAISKGRPQSGRYKTFMETLRAKPKIHCSRCGSETHNISTCIVIADNVAKAQRQKSTQKRASGSMTAAKTDKPSGGRTKKSKTQSTTTTGDRD, encoded by the exons ATGTACGACTTGTATGGTGACTGTCTCAGCTTTGACACAACGTTCAAGACAAACAGATACAACCTCCCGTTTGCTCCATTCGTTGGGATCACAGGTCATAGTCAGAACTGCTTGTTTGCTTGTTCTATCATCCAAAATGAATCAACTGACACTTTTAAGTGGTTGTTTGAGACTTTTCTTCACTGCATGGGAGGCAAAAGTCCAGTGACGATTATAACAGATGAAGGTGCGGGCATGAAATCGGCAATCCCGATGGTTTTTCCCAACTGTGTTCACAGGCGTTGTCTCTTCCATATAAAAAAGAAATCTGAGGAAAAATGTCCTAGAACATTTGCAGCACATGAAAACCTACATGCTGATTTCAGTGACATCATACACAACTCGCTGACCGAAGGAGAGTTTGAAATGTTGTGGCCAGATATGATACAGAGATATGGTATACAAAAAATCAGCTATTTCAACATTATGTGGAAGAAGAGAAGGAGGTTTGTTCCTGTCTACTTCAAGAAGAATTTCTTCCCATTCATTCATTCTACTGCAAGAAGTGAAGGGACAAATGCTATTTTCAAGGACAACATAACTTCAACACATAGTGTGATATGCTTCCTGGAAGAATATGAGAGGATATCTCACAATATTCAAGATAATGAGAGAGAACAAGACTCCATAACTAGAACAACAAAGCCAACTTTCTGGTCTCATAGTGAACTTGAGTATCAGGCAGCATCTATGTACAACCGAAAGATCTTCTATAGGTTCCAAAAGCAGCTGAAATTTGTTGTCAATTTGCATGTTGAAGAAGTTGTGAGGAATGTGAGATATGAAGTATACAAAACAGAAATGCTGGCTGCAAAGGATTTCAGGCAAAGGAGATTTGTTGTCGATGTGAACATCCAAAATCAGGAATTTAGTTGCATATGTGGTAAATTCTTGAAAGACGGAATTGTGTGTAGTCATGTcctgagggttctttctcatcTGAACATGTCAAAACTTCCTGAAAAGTACTACATCGACAGATGGAGGCCAAAAGATACAAAAGACATACGAGACAGGCGGTTCAATGTGCCTGCTGAGCTAACTGCTGGGAGTCAACACTTGAGGTACACACTTTTGTCCAACAGGCTCAACGATATGGCCTCTGATGGCGCATCAACAAATAGAAAATATCTATATGTTGTTGGGGAGAGTGAGAGGGTGCAACAGAGATTGGATGAGATGACTAAAGAAGATAAAGCTGCTGAAGCTGAGAAAACAAGTGTTGGACCAAAGAATTCAGAAGTTCCACTCACAGGCCCGCATCCAGATGGTTATGGGGACAACCTGCAAAATCCCGATGTTGCTATCTCAAAAGGACGTCCACAATCAGGGCGATACAAAACCTTCATGGAAACTTTGCGTGCGAAACCAAAAATTCACTGTAGCCGATGTGGTTCCGAAACCCACAACATATCTACTTGCATAGTAATTGCTGATAATGTTGCCAAGGCACAGCGACAAAAAAGCACTCAAAAACGTGCTTCAG GCTCGATGACAGCAGCAAAGACCGATAAACCATCAGGTGGGCGGACGAAGAAGAGCAAGACACAAAGCACAACAACAACAGGAGACAGAGACTGA
- the LOC125539927 gene encoding uncharacterized protein LOC125539927 isoform X2: MKDEGPSTCSKVKELILQTLKIVTSANSDSEKTVKLDSSNEYISANANIDSETTVKVNSNEEYDHDDIISRKKRRLGDQIERPTHEEPQTSIIKGKNLSQQSCGSEGTHSKAQHNMVVDEQGPQLAPIATTFEASKTIEDLQPTTQAILQEDNYTHSKTVTTASFDYMLCPQKFESTSYQQQEQEVTISTPSFCGFKNNTSTQKEPTSDQFPESKMSIDINKVFVPDEELAHTQTTQTSFARYLDEARKNYFFYGDDIPTLRLFKNHDDCGNEIKEPELWRPLHMDSEEYERKIEAAKRDGPPKKNIEVDNMMSKDPEQSYKSIKHSQYEINSTPNEFPVCCAQQQSQSYFCKTPRPSTATTTDASIIDLTSPNAYKIFQWNQEQTCYSPKNKNSSFFSPSTSHERNIGSPNQLIIPRRLFPDKSNHTYTPDGTEEQPIAIRDSQSASPEVQILGEKSLQQNCLNLLGNSDEHYNTRLLLGSSNSSVGKENVPNKRILKPSKYLCSPYDGYNRGEILSHELDSTTIS, encoded by the exons ATGAAAGATGAAGGGCCCAGCACTTGCTCCAAAGTAAAGGAGTTGATCTTACAAACTCTTAAAATAGTGACATCAGCGAATAGCGATTCCGAAAAAACAGTGAAACTCGATTCAAGCAACGAATACATATCAGCAAATGCTAATATTGATTCAGAGACAACTGTTAAGGTCAATTCAAACGAAGAATATGATCATGATG ATATAATATCTAGAAAGAAAAGAAGGTTAGGAGATCAAATAGAAAGGCCAACACACGAGGAGCCACAAACTTCTATAATTAAAGGGAAAAATTTAAGTCAGCAGTCATGTGGGTCTGAAGGAACACACAGCAAGGCGCAGCACAACATGGTAGTTGATGAACAAGGGCCACAGTTAGCCCCAATTGCTACTACATTC GAAGCAAGCAAAACCATAGAGGACTTACAACCCACCACCCAAGCTATACTTCAAGAAGACAACTATACGCATTCAAAAACAGTGACCACAGCAAGTTTTGATTATATGCTATGTCCTCAGAAATTTGAGTCTACTTCATACCAACAGCAAGAACAAGAAGTCACAATAAGCACACCATCTTTTTGCGGTTTCAAGAACAATACCAGCACTCAAAAG GAACCAACAAGTGATCAATTTCCAGAGAGCAAAATGAGCATAGATATTAACAAAGTTTTTGTGCCAG ATGAAGAACTAGCTCACACACAGACAACACAAACATCTTTTGCACGCTATCTAGATGAAGCTAGGAAAAACTACTTCTTCTACGGTGATGACATACCAACATTACGGCTCTTCAAAAACCACGATGATTGCGGGAATGAAATCAAAGAGCCCGAATTGTGGCGTCCTCTGCACATGGACTCAGAAGAGTACGAAAGAAAGATTGAG GCTGCTAAGAGGGATGGTCCCCCAAAGAAAAACATAGAAGTGGACAATATGATGTCAAAAGACCCAGAACAGAGCTACAAAAGCATTAAG CATTCTCAGTATGAAATTAATAGCACGCCCAACGAGTTCCCCGTTTGTTGTGCACAACAACAAAGCCAGAGCTACTTTTGCAAAACACCCAGGCCTTCAACTGCAACAACAACAGATGCAAGCATTATAGACTTG ACCTCGCCAAATGCTTACAAAATTTTTCAGTGGAACCAGGAACAAACATGCTACTCACCAAAGAACAAGAACAGCAGTTTCTTCTCACCGAGTACATCACATGAAAGAAACATT GGGTCTCCTAATCAATTAATAATACCCAGAAGGTTGTTCCCTGACAAAAGCAACCACACGTATACACCAGATGGCACTGAAGAACAACCAATAGCAATAAGGGACAGTCAATCT GCCTCCCCAGAGGTTCAAATCCTGGGGGAAAAGTCTTTGCAACAAAATTGCTTGAACTTGCTGGGAAACTCAGATGAACATTACAACACCCGTCTTTTGTTAGGGAGCTCAAACAGCTCGGTGGGAAAAGAAAATGTTCCAAACAAAAGAATTCTTAAGCCAAGCAAATACCTTTGCTCTCCTTATGACGGGTATAACAGGGGGGAAATTTTGAGCCATGAATTGGACTCTACAACAATATCATGA
- the LOC125539927 gene encoding uncharacterized protein LOC125539927 isoform X1, translating into MKDEGPSTCSKVKELILQTLKIVTSANSDSEKTVKLDSSNEYISANANIDSETTVKVNSNEEYDHDDIISRKKRRLGDQIERPTHEEPQTSIIKGKNLSQQSCGSEGTHSKAQHNMVVDEQGPQLAPIATTFEASKTIEDLQPTTQAILQEDNYTHSKTVTTASFDYMLCPQKFESTSYQQQEQEVTISTPSFCGFKNNTSTQKEPTSDQFPESKMSIDINKVFVPDEELAHTQTTQTSFARYLDEARKNYFFYGDDIPTLRLFKNHDDCGNEIKEPELWRPLHMDSEEYERKIEAAKRDGPPKKNIEVDNMMSKDPEQSYKSIKQHSQYEINSTPNEFPVCCAQQQSQSYFCKTPRPSTATTTDASIIDLTSPNAYKIFQWNQEQTCYSPKNKNSSFFSPSTSHERNIGSPNQLIIPRRLFPDKSNHTYTPDGTEEQPIAIRDSQSASPEVQILGEKSLQQNCLNLLGNSDEHYNTRLLLGSSNSSVGKENVPNKRILKPSKYLCSPYDGYNRGEILSHELDSTTIS; encoded by the exons ATGAAAGATGAAGGGCCCAGCACTTGCTCCAAAGTAAAGGAGTTGATCTTACAAACTCTTAAAATAGTGACATCAGCGAATAGCGATTCCGAAAAAACAGTGAAACTCGATTCAAGCAACGAATACATATCAGCAAATGCTAATATTGATTCAGAGACAACTGTTAAGGTCAATTCAAACGAAGAATATGATCATGATG ATATAATATCTAGAAAGAAAAGAAGGTTAGGAGATCAAATAGAAAGGCCAACACACGAGGAGCCACAAACTTCTATAATTAAAGGGAAAAATTTAAGTCAGCAGTCATGTGGGTCTGAAGGAACACACAGCAAGGCGCAGCACAACATGGTAGTTGATGAACAAGGGCCACAGTTAGCCCCAATTGCTACTACATTC GAAGCAAGCAAAACCATAGAGGACTTACAACCCACCACCCAAGCTATACTTCAAGAAGACAACTATACGCATTCAAAAACAGTGACCACAGCAAGTTTTGATTATATGCTATGTCCTCAGAAATTTGAGTCTACTTCATACCAACAGCAAGAACAAGAAGTCACAATAAGCACACCATCTTTTTGCGGTTTCAAGAACAATACCAGCACTCAAAAG GAACCAACAAGTGATCAATTTCCAGAGAGCAAAATGAGCATAGATATTAACAAAGTTTTTGTGCCAG ATGAAGAACTAGCTCACACACAGACAACACAAACATCTTTTGCACGCTATCTAGATGAAGCTAGGAAAAACTACTTCTTCTACGGTGATGACATACCAACATTACGGCTCTTCAAAAACCACGATGATTGCGGGAATGAAATCAAAGAGCCCGAATTGTGGCGTCCTCTGCACATGGACTCAGAAGAGTACGAAAGAAAGATTGAG GCTGCTAAGAGGGATGGTCCCCCAAAGAAAAACATAGAAGTGGACAATATGATGTCAAAAGACCCAGAACAGAGCTACAAAAGCATTAAG CAGCATTCTCAGTATGAAATTAATAGCACGCCCAACGAGTTCCCCGTTTGTTGTGCACAACAACAAAGCCAGAGCTACTTTTGCAAAACACCCAGGCCTTCAACTGCAACAACAACAGATGCAAGCATTATAGACTTG ACCTCGCCAAATGCTTACAAAATTTTTCAGTGGAACCAGGAACAAACATGCTACTCACCAAAGAACAAGAACAGCAGTTTCTTCTCACCGAGTACATCACATGAAAGAAACATT GGGTCTCCTAATCAATTAATAATACCCAGAAGGTTGTTCCCTGACAAAAGCAACCACACGTATACACCAGATGGCACTGAAGAACAACCAATAGCAATAAGGGACAGTCAATCT GCCTCCCCAGAGGTTCAAATCCTGGGGGAAAAGTCTTTGCAACAAAATTGCTTGAACTTGCTGGGAAACTCAGATGAACATTACAACACCCGTCTTTTGTTAGGGAGCTCAAACAGCTCGGTGGGAAAAGAAAATGTTCCAAACAAAAGAATTCTTAAGCCAAGCAAATACCTTTGCTCTCCTTATGACGGGTATAACAGGGGGGAAATTTTGAGCCATGAATTGGACTCTACAACAATATCATGA